CCGTCTGGACGCAGCGAGGGATTCAGGACGACGAGGCGGCCGAGCGCGCACTCGAGGCGGGTCGACAGGTCGTCCAGGATCGGTGTATGATGGTCGAGCACCGACGACTGGTTGCCTGAACGGTGATTGGATCGAACGCGGCGAGCACTTGTAGAGTCTCGAACGTCGAATGAGCCGTCAGTACACTCGATATGGAGCCGATAGCTCCCTCTCATCGTTGATACTGACCGACAAAGACTTATCCGCAAGAGGAGTACGCGTTACCAGTACCCATGTGTGACCGGTCCGGGAGCTGTTCGAACAACGGGACCTGCCAACTCGTACTCAGGAACCGGAAAACGGGGATGGAACTCGTCGAGCACCACTGCAAGGCACATCTCGTCCTCCGGATCTGGGAAGCCGAGCGCGACGACGAGTTAGATATCGTCGACGCGACGACGCTTTCCCGGACGGCGACCTCGAGTTGAGCCGTCCCGGCGGGGAGACAGCGACAGTCGACGGCGGTTCGATGGACCGCCGCGCGGTCGAAGCCCCGGCGTTGGCGATCACGCGATTGGCGGACGGAATCTGGATTTCAGTTTCGGTTCCGGTCACCTCGGACCAGCGACGAACGATACGTTTGGCTCAGGAGCTCCACTCCTCGAACGAGCGGTAGATCCCCTTCGAGAGGTAGCGCTCGCTCGAGTCGGGGAAGACGGTTACGACGGTGTCGTGGGGCGTCTCGATCTCGCCGTCGGCGATCTGTCGGGCGACGTGCTTCGCTGCAACGCTGGCGGCGCCGGCGCTCGAGGCGACCAGATGACCTTCTTCGCGCGCGAGCCGTTTGAGTTCCGCGTGGGCGGCTTCGTCCGCGACCGCGAAGACGTCGTCGACGAGTTCGGGGTCGAAGAGTTCGTTGGTCTCGAGGTCGTGCGTGCCGATCCCCTCGATCTTGTACTCGCCCTCCTCGCGGTCCTCGCCGATGGCTTCGCCGTAGAGCGAGCCTTCGGGCTCGACGGCTGCGACGTGGGTGCCGGAATCCTGCTCGAGTGCGTACTCGGCGATCCCCATGAGCGTGCCGGCGGTGCCACAGCCGGCGACGACCGCGCCGACTTCGCCGTCGAGCGCGTCGTAGATCTCCGGTCCGGTAGTCTCGTAGTGGGCCTCGGCGTTCAGCGGGTTCGAGAACTGCTGGGGGACGACGGCGTCGTCGAGTTCCTCAGCCAATTCGTGTGCGCGCTCGATCGCGCGTCCCATCCCGTCCTCGGTCGGCGTGTTAATGATCTCCGCACCCAGCGCGTCCATGAGCTGCTGTTTCTCGACGCTGAACCGTTCGGGAACGACGAAGATGGCATCCAGGCCGAGCTGTTCGGCGGCGATCGCGAACCCGATCCCCGTGTTTCCGGCAGTGGGTTCGATGATCGTCCCGCCGGGGGAGACGTCGCCGCGCTCGAGCATTCGCTCGACCATGTAGCGGCCGATCCGATCCTTGACGCTGGCGCCGGGATTGAACGTCTCGAGTTTCGCGTAGATGCGCACGTCGTCCGGCCCGTCCTGCACTCGTACGAGCGGCGTCCGGCCGATCGTCTCGAGGACCGAATCCAACGGCTGCTCGTGAGTAGTCATTGTGATGGCAAAAGTTGCCACTACTGTTAGGTTTGTCGTTCCGATTGAGGCGTGCGATGGCCTCACGCAACGATGGTGGCGTCAGAAAGCGGACGTCGGCCGGCCTGATGACGAGAGAACGCGGTTGCGGCCGGGAGCGACGTCTACCGGATCGACGACCGCAGCGACCAAAGCGGCGGTCGTTCACAACTGGTCGCTTTTTGAGGCGCCATCGGCGTCCGGCGACTGTGCGTTCGCGTCGACTTACTCCGCGGTCGTCTCGCCGCCGTCGACCGACGCCGACTCGCCGTCGGTCGCGCCGGACTCGCCGTCCGCGTCCTCGACGTCAACCTCGTCGATCGCCGCCTGGGCGAGGATTTCCTCGCCGTCGA
This portion of the Halopiger aswanensis genome encodes:
- a CDS encoding PLP-dependent cysteine synthase family protein; translated protein: MTTHEQPLDSVLETIGRTPLVRVQDGPDDVRIYAKLETFNPGASVKDRIGRYMVERMLERGDVSPGGTIIEPTAGNTGIGFAIAAEQLGLDAIFVVPERFSVEKQQLMDALGAEIINTPTEDGMGRAIERAHELAEELDDAVVPQQFSNPLNAEAHYETTGPEIYDALDGEVGAVVAGCGTAGTLMGIAEYALEQDSGTHVAAVEPEGSLYGEAIGEDREEGEYKIEGIGTHDLETNELFDPELVDDVFAVADEAAHAELKRLAREEGHLVASSAGAASVAAKHVARQIADGEIETPHDTVVTVFPDSSERYLSKGIYRSFEEWSS